The following proteins come from a genomic window of Lycium ferocissimum isolate CSIRO_LF1 chromosome 4, AGI_CSIRO_Lferr_CH_V1, whole genome shotgun sequence:
- the LOC132051959 gene encoding mitochondrial carnitine/acylcarnitine carrier-like protein isoform X2 has product MDIAKDLTAGTVGGAAQLIVGHPFDTIKVKLQSQPTPFAGQPPKYAGAIDAVRKTVASEGPRGLYKGMGAPLATVAAFNALLFTVRGQTETLLRSEPGAPLTVKQQILCGAVAGTAASFLACPTELIKCRLQAHSALASVGSASVAIKYAGPMDVARHVLRSEGGVRGLFKGLGPTLAREVPANAVMFGIYEALKQYFAGGMDTSGLGRGSLIVAGGLAGGSAWFAVYPTDVVKSVIQVDDYRNPKYSGSFDAFKKILAAEGVKGFYKGFGPAIARSVPANAACFLAYEMIRSSLG; this is encoded by the exons ATGGATATAGCGAAGGATTTAACCGCTGGTACTGTTGGAGGAGCAGCACAATTGATAGTTGGCCATCCTTTTGATACAATCAAAGTCAAGCTCCAAAGCCAGCCTACTCCATTTGCAGGGCAACCTCCTAAATATGCTGGTGCAATAGATGCTGTAAGGAAAACAGTGGCTTCTGAAGGTCCAAGAGGTTTATACAAAGGCATGGGAGCTCCACTTGCCACTGTAGCAGCCTTCAACGCTTTACTTTTCACAGTTAGAGGTCAAACGGAGACGTTGTTAAGGTCTGAACCTGGAGCTCCTCTTACTGTCAAGCAGCAAATCCTTTGTGGGGCTGTTGCTGGAACTGCTGCATCATTTCTTGCCTGTCCGACTGAACTCATAAAATGCAG ACTGCAAGCGCATAGCGCACTGGCAAGTGTGGGATCAGCTTCTGTGGCCATAAAGTATGCAGGGCCAATGGATGTTGCTAGACATGTTCTTCGTTCCGAAGGCGGTGTGAGGGGTCTCTTCAAGGGTTTGGGCCCCACCCTGGCGCGAGAAGTACCGGCAAATGCTGTTATGTTTGGCATATACGAAGCGTTAAAGCAGTACTTTGCAGGAGGCATGGATACTTCTGGGCTAGGACGGGGTTCTCTTATAGTAGCTGGAGGGTTGGCTGGTGGTTCAGCCTGGTTTGCAGTGTATCCAACAGATGTTGTTAAGAGTGTAATTCAGGTTGATGATTATAGAAACCCGAAATACTCTGGCTCTTTTGATgcttttaaaaagattttggCAGCGGAAGGTGTCAAAGGCTTTTACAAGGGGTTTGGACCTGCTATAGCGCGTAGCGTCCCAGCAAATGCTGCTTGCTTCTTGGCATACGAGATGATTAGGTCTAGTTTGGGTTAA
- the LOC132051961 gene encoding abscisic acid receptor PYR1-like: MEQSDSSTTHVHQQQPNGSPNPTHQLPLPPGLTPLESDNLKQTITEFHSYQFNTSQCSSLLAQRIHAPSHIVWSIVRNFSKPQTYKHFIKSCTVSQNFTMVVGATRDVNVISGLPADTSTERLDILDDEKYVTGFTIIGGEHRLRNYKSVTSVHGFEKDDEIWTVVLESYVVDVPEGNTEEDTRLFADTVVKLNLQQLASVTEAMARGGNGDIS; the protein is encoded by the coding sequence ATGGAGCAATCTGATAGCTCAACAACCCAcgttcatcaacaacaaccaaacgggtcacCAAATCCGACCCATCAGTTACCACTACCACCCGGTTTAACACCGTTAGAATCCGACAACCTCAAACAAACCATAACCGAATTCCACTCTTACCAATTCAACACATCCCAATGTTCTTCCCTACTCGCACAACGCATCCACGCGCCCTCACACATCGTTTGGTCCATAGTCCGTAATTTCTCAAAACCCCAAACATACAAACACTTCATCAAAAGCTGTACTGTATCCCAAAACTTCACTATGGTCGTGGGTGCCACGCGCGATGTTAACGTTATCTCAGGTTTACCAGCTGATACAAGTACTGAAAGACTTGATATATTAGATGATGAGAAATATGTTACGGGTTTTACTATTATTGGTGGTGAACATAGGTTAAGGAATTATAAGTCGGTTACTAGTGTACATGgatttgaaaaggatgatgAAATTTGGACAGTTGTTTTGGAATCGTACGTTGTTGATGTGCCTGAAGGGAATACTGAAGAAGATACACGTCTTTTTGCTGATACTGTTGTGAAATTGAATCTTCAACAGTTAGCTTCGGTTACTGAAGCTATGGCTCGTGGAGGTAATGGTGATATTTCGtaa
- the LOC132051959 gene encoding mitochondrial carnitine/acylcarnitine carrier-like protein isoform X1 has protein sequence MLQMDIAKDLTAGTVGGAAQLIVGHPFDTIKVKLQSQPTPFAGQPPKYAGAIDAVRKTVASEGPRGLYKGMGAPLATVAAFNALLFTVRGQTETLLRSEPGAPLTVKQQILCGAVAGTAASFLACPTELIKCRLQAHSALASVGSASVAIKYAGPMDVARHVLRSEGGVRGLFKGLGPTLAREVPANAVMFGIYEALKQYFAGGMDTSGLGRGSLIVAGGLAGGSAWFAVYPTDVVKSVIQVDDYRNPKYSGSFDAFKKILAAEGVKGFYKGFGPAIARSVPANAACFLAYEMIRSSLG, from the exons ATGTTGCAGATGGATATAGCGAAGGATTTAACCGCTGGTACTGTTGGAGGAGCAGCACAATTGATAGTTGGCCATCCTTTTGATACAATCAAAGTCAAGCTCCAAAGCCAGCCTACTCCATTTGCAGGGCAACCTCCTAAATATGCTGGTGCAATAGATGCTGTAAGGAAAACAGTGGCTTCTGAAGGTCCAAGAGGTTTATACAAAGGCATGGGAGCTCCACTTGCCACTGTAGCAGCCTTCAACGCTTTACTTTTCACAGTTAGAGGTCAAACGGAGACGTTGTTAAGGTCTGAACCTGGAGCTCCTCTTACTGTCAAGCAGCAAATCCTTTGTGGGGCTGTTGCTGGAACTGCTGCATCATTTCTTGCCTGTCCGACTGAACTCATAAAATGCAG ACTGCAAGCGCATAGCGCACTGGCAAGTGTGGGATCAGCTTCTGTGGCCATAAAGTATGCAGGGCCAATGGATGTTGCTAGACATGTTCTTCGTTCCGAAGGCGGTGTGAGGGGTCTCTTCAAGGGTTTGGGCCCCACCCTGGCGCGAGAAGTACCGGCAAATGCTGTTATGTTTGGCATATACGAAGCGTTAAAGCAGTACTTTGCAGGAGGCATGGATACTTCTGGGCTAGGACGGGGTTCTCTTATAGTAGCTGGAGGGTTGGCTGGTGGTTCAGCCTGGTTTGCAGTGTATCCAACAGATGTTGTTAAGAGTGTAATTCAGGTTGATGATTATAGAAACCCGAAATACTCTGGCTCTTTTGATgcttttaaaaagattttggCAGCGGAAGGTGTCAAAGGCTTTTACAAGGGGTTTGGACCTGCTATAGCGCGTAGCGTCCCAGCAAATGCTGCTTGCTTCTTGGCATACGAGATGATTAGGTCTAGTTTGGGTTAA